Below is a genomic region from Candidatus Methylomirabilis lanthanidiphila.
CCAACTCGCCTTCGCCGTCTGCGGTAACCTGCCTTTCAAGGCGAACAGAGTAAAGATACCTATCGATGTCGTAGCGCAAGGGTAGGCCTGCAGCCGTCGCATCGCGCAGAAGGTAGTCGAGCTTGTCAGCGTCGAAGCCGGATGAAACAATATCTCCAAGGAACTGCAAGAAGGGATGCTTCGCTCGACCAACGATCATCAACGCGGTGTTGGTCAGATCAATGTCTCCCTGGTAATCCTCCAACGACGGTTCGCCAAGCAGGTGATCCTTTGCTCTCTGGAGCAATCCCGCTATAGACTTACTGCCAGCCACACAGAATGAAATTGCTTCGCCAGCACCCTTAGTTTTGCCCACGAATCGCGTGAGCTCTTCAGCGGCAGCCTTCAGACTCCCCAGTTCCCGATAAACTTTCTCTGAAGTGTGACTGAACAAGCTGTGGCCGACGTCGTGCAGGAGCGCAGCGAGACGCAGTTCTTGTCTCAGGCGAGAGATTGTCACATTGGGGTCTGCGGCCGGGGCGATAGCTCTTGCAATTTCACGAACCTCGCCGCCTTGCCGCTCAAGGATCGCATCAAAAATGCGGGAGGCTAAGGTGGCAGCGCCTAAGCAGTGCTCAAACCGAGTGTGAAGCGCGGAAGGGTAGACCTGGAAGGCAAGCCCCACTTGGTGTATGTCTCGTAACCTCTGCACAACGGGGGAATCAATAAGTGCAAGCTCGCGCCAGCTAAAACGATTTGTGCCCCATAGATTGTCATGAACGACCTTAAATCTTTTTAGGGGAAGAATAGGGCGTTCTGGGGAAGAACCGAAAAAGTCAGGGTGTTTCTTCTGTAGGAAAGCGTCTAATTGATCAGTAAGCGCCGAGAGGTTAGGGTATTCGCACCCTGGCCAACTTTTCGCAGAGTCGGACACCGGTGGAACATTCATGCGCCTTGTCCCAGGATTGACCTACGAACCCATGAGAGAATTACTGCCTGTTTAGATTGTAACGCGCTTTCGCAATGATCCCGCATGGTGGTGGGCACAGAAAACACGAGGCATCCGAACAAACGAGAATTTCGGTGGGTATTTCATAGAGATTTTGCGCCGGAGAACTCTTTCTTAGCACGATCTACAGCATAGGACAAAAACTTACTGATATCCTCATCGGCCACTGAGCCGAAGCGCCCCCTCCACAAATTTGCTACATCGTCCGGCAGGTTGATGACATCGTAGTGCGGGTTACTGACCGATACGCTAGCCGTCCAGTGTAGCGCTTGAAGGAAGTCGGACAATTCTCTCGACTTTGGATAAGGTGCGTCCCAATCGAATCGTAATCGCTCCAAGAACTCTGGCTTGCCCGGAACTTCTTTACTCTTGAAGAGCTGATAGAAGAGCAAATGCCATGGCTCCTCATTCCTAAAGGGCATACTTACATGTTGGGTTTGGAGGCTCGCAGCCAGTTGCTTAACGAATTCACCAAGGGAAATCTTTGTAGACATGTTCCTCCTCGCGCCGGACACCGCTTGCGATGATCGCTGTAAAAAAATCCCATGTGACGACTTGTCGTCTTTCACGTAGCAATCAACTTAACCCAAGAACACAATTACCATTCAGCAGCAAACTACAACCCAGAGAGCGTCGTATCCAATGGTAACCCCACGAAACACAGCACAGTAGTCGTCCAGCCATCCGTGGACCATCGCGATCATTTGAAATGATAAAATGTCACCTACTTTTAAGAAAGTCAAGTTTTTTCAAGCTTCATCAGACTTCTAAAGCGTCGCGGGGCTCGCGGGCGAGTATATCTTTAATGATCGCATTTCCTCCGCGCTCCCGATGAACAAAATGTCGCCGCCGAGTCTGGTCCAAACTGGGCAGAAAAACACAACCTGCAAATTTGATCCTTAATGTAGGTCCTCGCAGAAGCGCGCAAAGAGGATCCGGGCCCGCCGATTGAGTGCATCGATCCGCGCTGGAAGCTGTTCAACGATTATATCTGGTCGGATATAGTCCTTCACGCCTTCCAGCTCTTGCGCAAAGATCCTCACCCAATCAGAGACCATAGACGACGTCACCTCCAGGTGAAACAGCAGGCCGTAGACGTGGCGACCGATCGAGAAGGCTTGGCACTCGTAGAGCGTTGACCTGGCAAGGTTGACGGCCCCCGGTGGCGTATCGAAATACTCGCCGTGCCACTCGAACACCTCGATCGATTCCGGAAAGAGGCTAAACAGCCGATCGTGCCGCGCCGCCAGGGTGAGCTGGACCGGGTACCAGCCGATCTCCTTGCGCGGCCCCTGCCGGATCGTCCCGCCGGCCGCCTTGGCGATAAGCTGTGAGCCGAGGCAGATGCCCAATGTGGGGAAATCGAGCGCCAGCGCCTCCTTCAGGAGTCGATCCTCTTCCCTCAACCACGGGTAGTCGGCTTCGTCGTTGACACTCATCGGTCCGCCCATGACCAAAAGCCCTGAAAACGGCGACAGGTCGTCCGGCGCCCGATCGCCCTCGTACCACCGCACCGTCTCTACGGGGCGCTGCTGCGCCTGGAGCAGGTCAAGGAAGATGCCAGGGGTCTCACATTCGACGTGCTGAAACACCAGAAGCGGTTTCATTGAAACCCTCCGATTCAGATGCACAATATGGCCTCATCATACCGCAAGCTCTTCATCATCGCCAGACCATTTACCGCGCGCACGCCCTTTGCGCGCGAGTGGAAATAGATTGTCGATCACAGAGAACGTGCTAGGATGGGGCAACAGGAGGCCAGGAGGCACGATGGTACGTGAAGGCAATGCGCGGCGACGGGAACCGGTGCGGGGCGCCCTTATCCATTACCACGAGATCGCCCTCAAAGGGAAAAACCGGGGCTTTTTTCTGAAGCAGCTTGAGGCCAATCTCCTGGCCGCCACACGCGATCTCGACTGCGGCCCGCTTCGGCGGCCTGCCGGTCGGCTGTTCCTCGAGATGGGCGAGGGGACACTTTGGGAGGACCTGCGGCCGCGGCTGAGCCGGGTTTTCGGGATTGCGAACTTTTCCCCAGCCTTCGTGATGGCACCTGATCTGGAGCTGCTCGCGAAACGGATCGAAGAGGAGGTCTCGGGTCGTTCATTCCGCAGCTTCCGCGTAGCGGCCCGTCGTGCCTTCAAGACCTTTCCACAGACCTCTCAGCAGATTAACGAGATGATCGGGGCCAGGGTGCAGCGCATCTGTAGCGCTCGCGTCGATCTCACCAACCCGGACCTGACTGTCGCCATCGAAGTGCTCCCCAACGAGGCATTTGTCTACTTCGAAAAGCTCCATGGTCCGGGTGGCCTGCCGGTGGGGACCGGCGGGACGCTTGCGTGTCTGCTGTCAGGCGGGATCGACTCGCCGGTTGCGGCCCACCGGATGATGAAGCGCGGCTGTCGTATCGTCTTTGTTCACTTCCACAGCCAGCCGTTCGCCGATCGCACGTCACAAGACAAAGCGATTGAATTGGTGCGCGTGCTCACGCAGTACCAGTTTACCTCCCGCCTCTATCTTGTGCCCTTCGGCGAAATCCAGCAGGAGGTCGTCGCTCGCGTTACGGGACGCCTGAGGGTCCTCATGTATAGACGGCTTATGCTGCGGATTGCCGAACAGATCGCTCACAAAGAGGGCGCCCAGGCCCTGGTCACTGGTGAGAGTCTCGGCCAGGTATCGTCACAAACCATCGAAAACATCGCCGCCATCGAACAGGCATCGACCCTGCCGATCTTACGGCCGCTGATCGGAATGGATAAGGACGAGATCACACAGCAGGCACAGCAGGTCGGCAGCTACGAGATCTCCATCATCCCCGACCAGGACTGCTGCTCGATGTTTACACCCAGGCAGGCGGCGACGCACACAACGCATCGCGAGATCGAACTCGCCGAGCGTCCTCTTGACCTGGACCGGCTCACGGCACAAGGTCAAGCCGCTGCACACTCCCTCGAGCTATCGTTTCCAGGTTAATTAAACAGCAGGTCGGCTGTCAGCAGTCAGCATAAGCAAGGTCAATCCCTATCCTTTTTGCAGAGAACTGATAGCTGAACGCTGACAGCTTTTAGCTGTACTATCACTTCTTTGGTTGGTACTTCGGGACGGCCAGCAAGCGGATGAAGGCAACGACGTCCTTGATCTCCTTGTCGTTCAGCATGCTGCCGTAACCGGTCATCATCGGACTCAACTTCTCGGCCGCGCTGCCGTTCTTGATGACATTGGTCAATTGCGCGTCGGATCTGCCATTCATATACTTGCCGTCAGTCAAGTCTCGCGGCTTAGGGTTCAGGGCGGCGGCGGCCGGCCCGTCCCCCTTACCCGCCGGACCATGACACGGCACACAAAAGGTCATAAACTTCTCGGGCGCCTTGGGCGCGTTGTTCGCCGACCCTGCTGCCCAGGCCCCTGTCGAGCTGACGATCAGAGCGGTCAGCGCCAACGCGTGGACGGTCGTTTTTCTCACCATTGATGCCTCCTGTGAAGGTGTTCCGAATTATCCAATAGAATACAACTGACATCTCCTTAGATGTTGCACTCTGGATCATCCTCTGTCAAGGGGAAGTTGACTCAAAACGTGGGGTCATCATCTGCAGTACGTCCGCGAACAAATAGTCAACAATAGAACACTTTTACTTCAGTGTCGTACTACACCTTGCGGGGATCGACGGATTACGGTATATGGTGAGGGCACGCGACACCGAATGTGGACGCCATACAAGGAGAACGATCGATGCCACGAGTGAGAGTACGGGTGCCTGCCTCAACAGCGAATCTTGGACCGGGGTTTGACACGCTCGGAATGGCGTTGAGTCTGTACAACGAGGTGGAGCTCAGCGACGAGGGCGACGGACTTCAACTTGAGGTCGAAGGCGAGGGGAAGGCCGAGCTGGAGCTGGCAGGCGAGCGCAACCTGTCGGTTCGCGCGGTGCGGGAGACGCTGCGGGAGCTGGGTTGCCAGCCGTCCGGACTACGGGTACGCCAGATTAACCGGATTCCGCTGGGGCGCGGCCTTGGCAGCAGCGCCGCAGCCAGCCTCGCCGGAATCGCCGCCGCCGCCCGACTGGCCGGCGTCGAGCTCTCGACGGATGAGCTCCTCGCCAGGGCCGTCCCGTTCGAAGGGCACCCCGACAACGTCACGCCGGCCCTGATCGGAGGCCTCACGACCTCCGCCATCGTAGCGGGCCGTGTTGTGGCCGCCAAGGTCCCCGTTCCCGCCTACCTGAAGGCAGTGGTCGTGATCCCGGACCTCACACTGCCCACCAAACGTGCGCGGGAGGTCCTTCCCAAACAGGTCCCGTTTGCGGATGCGGTCTTTAACCTGACCCGCCTGGCCCTCCTGCTCACGGGCCTCGCCACCGATCGTCCCGATCTGCTTGCGCCGGGGACTGAGGACCGCCTCCACCAGCCCTACCGGGCTACATTAGTCCCAGGGATGGAAGCGATTCTGGAGGAGGGGCGGCAAGCGGGCGCACTGGCCACCTGCTTGAGCGGCGCGGGCTCCTCACTGCTCGCGCTGGTCAACACTGACGACGAGCGGATCGGTCACAGGATGAGCGAGCGCTGGCAGCGCGAGTTCGGGATCGCCAATCGCGCGCTCGTCCTCGAGATCGACCGCCAGGGCCTCGTCTGCCTGGAGTGAGAGTTTCGGGTTTTGAGTTTTGGGTTGCGGGTTCTATGAGCTACTTGCTTTGGGCCGGCTCGATACCTACCACCTTGACGTCGAAGGTCAAGGCTTTACCCGCCAGGGGATGATTGGTATCGAGGACGACCGTCTTCTCCTTGATCTCTTTCACGAAAGCATGCCGGGTCTGTCCATTCTGCCCTTGGGCCATAAGATGGGCCCCGACGGTCTGCGATTTCTCCGGAATGCGTTCTTTGGGAACCTCCACGAACGCCTCGGGCCTGATCGGTCCATAGGCTTCGTCAACTGAGACGACGACGTGCTTGGTGTCGCCCACGCGTAGGCCACCCAGCGCCTTTTCCAACCCAGGGATGATCTGCCCCTCCCCGTGGATATAGACCAAAGGGTCCCCCCCCTCATTGGTATCCAGCACTGTCCCCTTTTCATCCGATAGTCTGTACTCAAGCTGTACGGTCGAACCGTTCTGAATCCCGGCATTGCCAGGCTCAACCTTGGTCTGCGTCGCAGTTTGAGTTTCGGCCGGCGCGAGTCCCGCCGTCAGAGCAAGCATCATCACCGAACCGGCCGCAAGAAACAATGCATATCGGGTCTTCTTCATTCTACTTCCTCCATGGTTGGCATAACACCCGCTACACGGCTCCTACGCCTCCCCGCGAGGCGACGGACCGCTGACAGCCACGGCGCATAGAGTACGCCCCGCACCCCTTTGGCGCAACCGAAAAGTCGCCGGCCCATCGGGGCGAAATGAAGCGTTTGACGAATTGGCCCGGTTGCGATACACTGTTATCGATCCATGAGGTGATTGACTCGTGTCGTTTCAACCGGACGCGCCATATGTGTTGAAACGGCTCCAGCAGGTCCGCAGTCGGTTTCCCTTCGGATTCTGACCGTTCTCGCGCCTCCCCAACGCTGGGTTTCGAGTATCATGCACGTTTTTCATGTCGGTACCGACCACCACTGACGTCGTAGTCGGGAACCGCGATAAAAAGGCATTCTATGGGACAACAGCGAACCGACCTCAGGAATCTGGCCATCATCGCGCACGTGGACCACGGCAAGACGACGCTCGTCGATGCCATGCTGAAGCAGAGCCATATCTTCAGGGACAACCAGGCGGTGATGGTGCGAGTCATGGACTCGAATCCTCTTGAACGGGAGCGCGGCATCACCATCCTGGCCAAGAACACCGCCGTGACGTACGGGAGCGTGAAAATCAATATTGTGGACACCCCCGGGCATGCCGACTTCGGGGGCGAGGTCGAGCGGGTTCTGAATATGGTAGACGGGGTATTGCTGCTGGTGGACGCGGTGGAGGGGCCGATGCCCCAGACCCGGTTCGTGCTGCGTAAGGCCCTGGCGCTGCAGCACCGGGTTGTCGTTGTCGTCAATAAGATCGACCGCGCCAACGCCAGAACCGACTACGCAACCAACGCGACGTTCGATCTGTTCATCGATCTTGGGGCAACCGAAGAGCAGGCCGACTTCCCGATCGTGTATACGGACGCCCTCCGCGGACAAGCCGGCTATACGCCGACTACGCTGGCGCCTGACCTGCAGCCGTTGTTCGACACCATCCTGAAGTCTCTGCCGCCTCCTTCGGTAGAACCGGACGGACCCACACAGATGCTGGTCAACCTCCTGGCCTATGATGATTACAAGGGCAGGATCGCCATTGGTCGCCTGTATGCCGGTCGTCTGCGTCGAGCCCAGGAGGTCATCCGGATCGCGAAGGATGGAACGTTCCATCCCGACAAGGTGGCCCAGGTCTTCGTGCATCAGGGGTTGGACCGCATCGAGGTCGAGGAGGCCTCGGCGGGCGAGATCGTGGCGGTGGTCGGCCTTGAGGAGGTGGGAATCGGGGAAACGATCGCCGATAAGGATAATCCGCTGGCGCTTCCGCCGATCCGAGTCGACGAGCCGACGGTCCAGATGACCTTCAGCGTCAACACCAGCCCCTTTGCGGGGCGGGAAGGCCGATGGAGCTCAAGCCGCAGCCTCCGCGAGCGCCTGTTTAAGGAGCTGGAGCACAATGTCAGCCTCCGAGTCCACGACACCGACAGCCCCGACAGCTTTCTGGTCGCCGGACGAGGCGAGCTGCACCTGGTCGTGCTGATTGAAACGATGCGGCGCGAGGGGTTTGAGCTGCAGGTTTCGAGGCCCGAGGTCATCTTTCAGACCGATCCGGAGACCGGCGAGCGGCTGGAGCCGTTCGAACGGGTCAGTATCGAGGTCCCGGAGGAGCAGGGCGGGTTGGTCATGGAGATGCTGGGCGGGCGGCGAGGGCGGCTGATGGATATGCGAACGGGCGATCAGGGGCTCGTACACTACGAGTTCACGGTCCCCACGCGAGGGCTGCTGGGATTTCGGCAGGCGTTCCTGACCGCGACGCGCGGGACCGGGCAGCTCCACAGCTTGTTTCACGCCTATGAACCGATGGTCGGCGAGATCCGCGGACGCGACCGCGGGTCGCTGGTCGCCTGGGAGGCGGGCGTAGCCACCGCCTACGGTCTGGCGAATGCGGAAGGGAGCGGTATCCTGTTCATCGGATCGGGGACCGAGGTGTATGAGGGAATGGTCGTCGGCGAGGCAGCCAAGGAGCGGGACCTGGAGGTCAATGTCGCGAAGCGAAAGCACCTGACGAATATGCGATCATCGACCTCCGATGTCGCGGTGCGCCTGACGCCGCCGAGACAGATGAGTCTCGACAATTGCGTCGAATATCTGGCTGAAGACGAACTGCTGGAGATCACGCCGAAGAGCCTGCGGCTGCGCAAGAAGGCGCTGGACCGACATGAGCGGAAGCGGGGACGGATCGCGAGGCAGTAACGCGACGACCCCGTACGACGCTATGCGTCCGCGTCAGGCGGCAGTTCCTCAGTTGGAGGCGCCTCTTCCCCCGGCACCTCTTCCGCCGCTCCTAACGTGCCATCTTTACGCTCAAGTCTTTTACGGAGCTTCTCGTCCTGCTTGGCCTTGCGTGCGACTTCCTTTCGCCGCTTCTCCC
It encodes:
- the slyD gene encoding FKBP-type peptidyl-prolyl cis-trans isomerase SlyD, which gives rise to MKKTRYALFLAAGSVMMLALTAGLAPAETQTATQTKVEPGNAGIQNGSTVQLEYRLSDEKGTVLDTNEGGDPLVYIHGEGQIIPGLEKALGGLRVGDTKHVVVSVDEAYGPIRPEAFVEVPKERIPEKSQTVGAHLMAQGQNGQTRHAFVKEIKEKTVVLDTNHPLAGKALTFDVKVVGIEPAQSK
- the guaA_2 gene encoding GMP synthase [glutamine-hydrolyzing] — its product is MKPLLVFQHVECETPGIFLDLLQAQQRPVETVRWYEGDRAPDDLSPFSGLLVMGGPMSVNDEADYPWLREEDRLLKEALALDFPTLGICLGSQLIAKAAGGTIRQGPRKEIGWYPVQLTLAARHDRLFSLFPESIEVFEWHGEYFDTPPGAVNLARSTLYECQAFSIGRHVYGLLFHLEVTSSMVSDWVRIFAQELEGVKDYIRPDIIVEQLPARIDALNRRARILFARFCEDLH
- a CDS encoding GTP-binding protein, which translates into the protein MGQQRTDLRNLAIIAHVDHGKTTLVDAMLKQSHIFRDNQAVMVRVMDSNPLERERGITILAKNTAVTYGSVKINIVDTPGHADFGGEVERVLNMVDGVLLLVDAVEGPMPQTRFVLRKALALQHRVVVVVNKIDRANARTDYATNATFDLFIDLGATEEQADFPIVYTDALRGQAGYTPTTLAPDLQPLFDTILKSLPPPSVEPDGPTQMLVNLLAYDDYKGRIAIGRLYAGRLRRAQEVIRIAKDGTFHPDKVAQVFVHQGLDRIEVEEASAGEIVAVVGLEEVGIGETIADKDNPLALPPIRVDEPTVQMTFSVNTSPFAGREGRWSSSRSLRERLFKELEHNVSLRVHDTDSPDSFLVAGRGELHLVVLIETMRREGFELQVSRPEVIFQTDPETGERLEPFERVSIEVPEEQGGLVMEMLGGRRGRLMDMRTGDQGLVHYEFTVPTRGLLGFRQAFLTATRGTGQLHSLFHAYEPMVGEIRGRDRGSLVAWEAGVATAYGLANAEGSGILFIGSGTEVYEGMVVGEAAKERDLEVNVAKRKHLTNMRSSTSDVAVRLTPPRQMSLDNCVEYLAEDELLEITPKSLRLRKKALDRHERKRGRIARQ
- a CDS encoding thiamine biosynthesis protein thiI; the encoded protein is MVREGNARRREPVRGALIHYHEIALKGKNRGFFLKQLEANLLAATRDLDCGPLRRPAGRLFLEMGEGTLWEDLRPRLSRVFGIANFSPAFVMAPDLELLAKRIEEEVSGRSFRSFRVAARRAFKTFPQTSQQINEMIGARVQRICSARVDLTNPDLTVAIEVLPNEAFVYFEKLHGPGGLPVGTGGTLACLLSGGIDSPVAAHRMMKRGCRIVFVHFHSQPFADRTSQDKAIELVRVLTQYQFTSRLYLVPFGEIQQEVVARVTGRLRVLMYRRLMLRIAEQIAHKEGAQALVTGESLGQVSSQTIENIAAIEQASTLPILRPLIGMDKDEITQQAQQVGSYEISIIPDQDCCSMFTPRQAATHTTHREIELAERPLDLDRLTAQGQAAAHSLELSFPG
- the thrB gene encoding Homoserine kinase, with amino-acid sequence MPRVRVRVPASTANLGPGFDTLGMALSLYNEVELSDEGDGLQLEVEGEGKAELELAGERNLSVRAVRETLRELGCQPSGLRVRQINRIPLGRGLGSSAAASLAGIAAAARLAGVELSTDELLARAVPFEGHPDNVTPALIGGLTTSAIVAGRVVAAKVPVPAYLKAVVVIPDLTLPTKRAREVLPKQVPFADAVFNLTRLALLLTGLATDRPDLLAPGTEDRLHQPYRATLVPGMEAILEEGRQAGALATCLSGAGSSLLALVNTDDERIGHRMSERWQREFGIANRALVLEIDRQGLVCLE
- a CDS encoding HD domain protein, giving the protein MNVPPVSDSAKSWPGCEYPNLSALTDQLDAFLQKKHPDFFGSSPERPILPLKRFKVVHDNLWGTNRFSWRELALIDSPVVQRLRDIHQVGLAFQVYPSALHTRFEHCLGAATLASRIFDAILERQGGEVREIARAIAPAADPNVTISRLRQELRLAALLHDVGHSLFSHTSEKVYRELGSLKAAAEELTRFVGKTKGAGEAISFCVAGSKSIAGLLQRAKDHLLGEPSLEDYQGDIDLTNTALMIVGRAKHPFLQFLGDIVSSGFDADKLDYLLRDATAAGLPLRYDIDRYLYSVRLERQVTADGEGELEKLYKSVGTTSAERHSEGPASPLPYYETYRLRLPRQALNTIEQIVICKLMLYSYIYHHPKVRAAEGMLTRLLKRLVQSWLDDGESDMQILEHFLELTDSALRGPLGLGSSDDLAKEYSYRIVNRLLPREVYRFSEAVATHAETPLLTEFLTTLQDRARRDAHVETLEQAIGEELIIIDGNLGSTPDEALWRTGVWVDVPMAPSFEGVHELVAGGTGEMPGVEIAKLFPIDQWTQSYQHFRYYVRIYSFSEYLEKALRAARRAMQRITGIESDAFYERAQRRRS
- a CDS encoding cytochrome C; amino-acid sequence: MVRKTTVHALALTALIVSSTGAWAAGSANNAPKAPEKFMTFCVPCHGPAGKGDGPAAAALNPKPRDLTDGKYMNGRSDAQLTNVIKNGSAAEKLSPMMTGYGSMLNDKEIKDVVAFIRLLAVPKYQPKK